One part of the Enterococcus sp. DIV1094 genome encodes these proteins:
- a CDS encoding MATE family efflux transporter produces MRDLTKGSPAKLILLFTVPLLIGNVFQQFYNMVDMIIVGQTLGKNSLAAVGATGGLTFLIIGFAQGLTAGLAIITAQRYGAKDFRGLKKSFAASVMISVVVTVILTVLSLVFIRPMLQLMQTPADIIDEAQTFIVIILWGIFAAVSFNLLSNVIRALGDSRTPLLFLIVAVIINVVLDLVFIINFGMGVEGAAIATVIAQVASSLLCVVYIKKKIPMLQLRKKDFSFDMQEIRTHLNVALPMAFQSSIIAIGAIVLQSALNSLGTDVVAAQAAAGRIDQFAVQPMMSFGIAMATFAAQNYGAKQYGRILKGVRQTLVMSIGFSFLAGAIVIFLGRPLVSLFVSPTETVVFDLAQTYFNINGSLYWILAILFILRYTLQGLGQSKVPTIAGMMELIMRSFAAIILTGLWGYPGAALASPLAWAGSVAVLLYSYVRAVKHLKQLDAEQQQFPIENAEISY; encoded by the coding sequence ATGCGCGATTTAACAAAAGGAAGCCCAGCCAAACTAATTTTGCTATTTACTGTCCCTTTATTGATAGGCAATGTGTTCCAGCAATTCTACAACATGGTTGACATGATCATTGTTGGACAAACCTTAGGGAAAAACTCACTTGCGGCTGTAGGAGCTACTGGTGGATTAACTTTCTTGATCATTGGTTTTGCCCAAGGATTAACAGCTGGTTTAGCTATTATTACCGCACAAAGATATGGTGCGAAGGACTTTCGTGGTTTGAAAAAGAGTTTTGCTGCAAGTGTCATGATTAGTGTAGTCGTTACTGTGATTTTAACTGTCCTTAGCTTAGTATTTATTCGTCCGATGCTCCAGTTGATGCAAACACCCGCTGATATCATTGATGAAGCACAAACATTCATCGTGATCATCCTATGGGGAATCTTCGCTGCCGTCAGCTTCAACTTGTTATCAAATGTTATTCGCGCACTTGGTGACAGCCGAACACCTTTACTCTTTTTGATTGTTGCAGTGATCATCAACGTTGTTTTGGATTTGGTCTTTATCATCAACTTCGGTATGGGTGTAGAAGGTGCTGCGATCGCAACAGTGATTGCACAAGTCGCTTCTAGTTTATTATGTGTCGTCTACATCAAGAAAAAAATCCCGATGCTTCAATTACGTAAAAAAGATTTTTCGTTTGATATGCAAGAGATCCGTACACATTTGAATGTGGCATTACCAATGGCTTTTCAATCATCGATCATCGCAATCGGTGCAATCGTATTACAATCTGCACTGAATAGCTTAGGTACAGATGTCGTTGCTGCCCAAGCTGCTGCTGGTCGTATCGATCAATTTGCGGTTCAACCAATGATGTCCTTCGGTATTGCGATGGCGACTTTTGCTGCGCAAAACTATGGCGCAAAACAATATGGTCGTATCTTAAAAGGTGTCCGTCAAACATTAGTCATGAGCATTGGCTTTAGTTTCTTAGCTGGTGCAATCGTCATTTTCCTTGGTCGTCCATTAGTGAGCTTGTTTGTTAGCCCAACTGAAACCGTCGTGTTTGATTTGGCACAAACCTATTTTAATATCAATGGCTCGCTTTACTGGATCTTAGCAATCTTGTTTATCTTGCGTTACACGTTGCAAGGTCTTGGACAAAGCAAAGTTCCAACGATTGCTGGTATGATGGAATTGATCATGCGTTCGTTCGCTGCAATCATTCTTACTGGACTTTGGGGCTACCCAGGAGCTGCTCTTGCTTCACCACTTGCTTGGGCTGGTTCTGTTGCCGTCTTGCTTTACTCTTATGTACGTGCGGTTAAACATTTGAAACAATTAGATGCTGAACAACAACAATTTCCAATTGAAAATGCTGAAATCAGCTATTAA
- the pepG1 gene encoding type I toxin-antitoxin system toxin PepG1, with protein sequence MHILSKSYERRRLLSALDTVQFMLSFGMFTIALITLVVALLNDKKK encoded by the coding sequence ATGCACATACTTTCTAAATCTTACGAAAGGAGACGCCTTTTGTCGGCACTCGATACAGTCCAATTTATGCTCAGCTTTGGTATGTTTACCATTGCCCTGATCACGTTGGTGGTAGCATTGCTTAACGACAAAAAGAAATAG
- a CDS encoding hemolysin family protein, which translates to MVLNFVILFLMIAITAFFVASEFALVKIRRSRLEQLEKDGVKNAKLALHVTHHLDDYLSASQLGITLTGLIIGWVGEGSVAALLEPWIGQLPIGRGISATISVALGFILVTYVDVVVGELLPKSYSIVNTEQVVLFVVRPLHYFYLAMFPFIWVLNHSAAGLGKLLGVKLVSEGEETLSQEELTLVALNSYEQGELTKDEYQYLENVFEFDDTLAKDIQVDRTSMQVFEVSDTVEQAIKESIERGHTRYPVILGSKDNVLGYVTLPALIKQSLEDDQITVESLIEEPIVTAETIPIKKLLTIMRRRGKHIAILKDEYGGTSGLVTIEDILEEIVGEIRDETDVDQALIAKQEDGSYIVSGKLTLDDFERYFNEDVPEFEETNFITLAGFMSSYQKEIEPGTVITIGQFQFTVLEYNHAHIDYFSLVILPTNP; encoded by the coding sequence ATGGTACTAAATTTTGTAATATTATTTTTGATGATAGCAATCACTGCTTTTTTTGTTGCGAGTGAATTTGCTTTAGTAAAAATCAGACGTTCCCGCTTGGAGCAATTAGAAAAAGACGGTGTGAAGAACGCCAAACTAGCGTTACATGTGACCCATCATTTAGATGACTATTTATCTGCAAGTCAGTTAGGCATTACTTTGACTGGTTTGATCATTGGGTGGGTTGGTGAAGGTTCTGTGGCAGCGTTGTTAGAACCTTGGATCGGTCAACTTCCGATTGGTAGGGGAATCAGTGCAACGATCTCTGTTGCATTAGGTTTTATTCTTGTCACGTATGTCGACGTTGTCGTTGGTGAACTTTTGCCGAAAAGTTATAGTATCGTCAATACCGAACAAGTTGTTTTGTTTGTGGTGAGACCTTTACATTATTTTTATCTTGCGATGTTTCCTTTCATCTGGGTATTGAATCATTCGGCAGCAGGCTTAGGTAAACTGCTAGGAGTGAAGTTAGTCTCGGAAGGAGAAGAAACACTTTCCCAAGAAGAACTAACGTTAGTTGCGCTCAATTCTTACGAGCAAGGTGAATTGACAAAAGATGAATACCAGTACTTAGAAAATGTCTTTGAGTTTGATGATACGTTGGCAAAAGACATCCAAGTGGATCGTACCTCTATGCAGGTTTTTGAGGTTTCGGATACAGTGGAACAAGCAATCAAAGAATCGATTGAACGAGGACACACGCGATACCCTGTCATCTTAGGCTCTAAAGATAATGTGTTAGGATACGTCACTTTGCCCGCTTTGATCAAACAATCGTTAGAAGATGACCAGATCACAGTCGAGTCATTGATTGAAGAGCCAATCGTGACAGCTGAAACCATTCCAATCAAAAAGTTATTGACGATTATGCGAAGAAGAGGAAAGCATATAGCAATCTTAAAGGATGAATATGGCGGAACAAGTGGACTTGTCACGATCGAAGATATTTTAGAAGAAATCGTCGGTGAAATTCGAGACGAAACAGACGTTGATCAAGCGTTGATTGCAAAACAAGAAGATGGTAGTTATATTGTTTCAGGAAAATTGACTCTCGATGATTTTGAGCGTTACTTCAACGAGGATGTTCCGGAATTTGAAGAGACAAATTTTATTACTCTTGCGGGTTTTATGTCTAGCTATCAAAAAGAAATCGAGCCGGGTACAGTGATTACGATCGGACAATTCCAATTCACTGTTTTGGAGTATAATCATGCACATATCGACTATTTCAGTTTGGTGATTTTACCAACGAATCCATAG